From Agelaius phoeniceus isolate bAgePho1 chromosome 19, bAgePho1.hap1, whole genome shotgun sequence, a single genomic window includes:
- the SMIM36 gene encoding small integral membrane protein 36, whose product MEFYLEIDPVTLNLIILVSSYVILLLVFLISCVLYDCRGKDPSKEYAPEVPADSQPPIRLVVMQQGSPGTRWAKGLVSAYENPADLPGKRTTVV is encoded by the coding sequence ATGGAGTTTTATTTGGAGATTGACCCCGTTACCTTGAATCTCATCATTCTGGTATCTAGCTATGTCATTTTGCTTCTGGTTTTCCTGATCTCCTGCGTGCTCTATGACTGCAGAGGGAAGGATCCCAGCAAGGAATATGCTCCTGAGGTCCCTGCAGACAGCCAGCCCCCGATCCGGCTGGTGGTGATGCAGCAGGGCTCCCCTGGCACTCGCTGGGCAAAGGGGCTCGTCTCTGCCTACGAGAACCCTGCTGAtctgcctgggaaaaggactACAGTGGTGTGA